The following nucleotide sequence is from Kineobactrum salinum.
GGGCGAGCAATTCCGCGGTCTGGCCCATATTGAGTTCGACCACAGGATCGGTCAGCCCCTGCAGCAAGCCGATGACCGGCTTGAAGTGGGAAGGACGGAAGCGGCGCAGCAACTTGAGTTTGTCCGTGAGGGAGCGCGCACCGTTGAGGGCCGCCAACCAGTCGGTGGCCTGCGGTCCGAAATACAGCGGCGCATGACTCAAGGCCTCGCTGCCGCCCGCCAGGACCAGATCGGCGCTGCCGTCGCGAATGGCACGAAAGCCGCGATCTATGGACAGCATGCCGGATCCACAGTTGATCTGCACGGTATAGGCAGGCATGGCCGGCCCCAGCCCCAACCTCAGCGCCGCGACCCGCGCCGGGTTCATCTCCCCGGCCAGTACGTTGACGCAGCCGAGAATCACCTCGTCAAATGCAGTGGGGAGAAACGGCTGCCGCAACAGCAGCGGCCCCCGCACTGTACCGCCAGATCCACCGGCGTAAACGGGCCGCGGCCACCTGCTGCCTTCAGAAACGGGGTGCGGGCACCGTCCACCAGGTAGACTGGCCGCCCCGGGACTGCTTGTTGATCTCCAGGGGTGTCGATGAACGCCTCCGGTATTTCCGCTGGCAGTCTCCTCGGTCTCCGAGGCGGCTGACTCGTTTGCATCGCGTTGCTTCAAACCTGATTGAGCGTACCTCCTGTTGCAAGCCAAGTCCGGGCGCCATCGCACACTGGCGGTCAGCCCCCGCTCCATTTGCTACACCAGCCAGCGCTCCCAGCCGCCGTAACGGTCCCTGACCCTGCCGCGGGGCACCGCGAGACCGGCAAGCGCGACCGCGCTCAGCAACGAAGCTCCCGTGGCCACCGCGCCCGCGTCATGGGCAAAGGGCGTAATCACGAGCACCACGGCCAACGGCAGCAACAGCCAGCGGACGGGCCGGGCTGATTCCGCCATCGCAATGACCCCAACCGTGATGACCAGGGCGCCCACCAGGTGGTCCCAGGCTGCCATGGCACCATCGCTGCCCAGCGTGACCCGCGTGAACATCAGCCACAGGCCGATCAACAGGCACAGTCCCAGGTTCCATGGCAGGTTGACGCCGGTCACAAGCGTATCCCTGGCAATAAGGAGCGGCCGGCGCTCGAAATCGTCCCCCGGGCCGGCTTCGCCCTCATCGGTGTCGCCAGTGAAGAAAATCTTCAGCACAGGCGCCCCGGCCCGCTGGCGGCGGCGCAGAAACTGGCCAGTGGCAACAAACTCATTGAAGGCATAGGCGATCTGCAGCAGCATCAGTGCCGCCATCAGCAGACACAGGCTGCACCAGGTACCGATAATCAGGGGCTGGATAATGATGAACGTGATCGATACCACCCCCAGCGGCACGATCAACAGCCCGAAAGACGCCACCAGCCATGGCATGGTACGCCAGCGCCGGGTGCCACCGATCAGGCCTATCAGTACCTCGAGGGCATAGACCATCGCCCCCATTCCCGCGTCAGAGACCGGGAAAGACTCGGACAGCTCGGAACCAATAACGGCCTCGGTGCCGTTCAACTGTGGGGCGCCGGCCCCCGCGCCGGAAAAAAACGGATCCCAGACACCATCGATGTGGCCCAACTGCCAGGCCGCCAGGTAGCGGGCGACGAAGAAACCCACCAGCGCCAGTGCAATGACCGGCATGCGCTGCAGCCAGCTGGAAGGGTTGTGGTCCCAACCCGGCGGCGTTTCCGGCCCCATCGTCGCCGCCACCGGTGATATGCCGGGAGCGGGCCCAACAGCGGCGGCCAGGCCGATTACCAGCATTCCCACCAGCGTCCCGTTGAGATAACCGGCGGCACTTGCGGTGGCAAACAGTAGAGGTGCGAACATCAACCACAGCCCTATGGCAGCGCACACCCAGCGTGCCCAAGCCTGCCGCCAGGACAGCGACAGCGCAGCAAAACCTGTCAGGACCGCGCCGGCCGCAGTGTCGCTCCAGGCCAGTGCGGTGCCGGTATAGCCCAGCAACGGCGGCGAGCTCAGCAACCACAGGCCCAGCATCATATTGACGAAATGCGACCACAGGCCGCGGGCATGCTGACGGCGGAACTGTTGTTGATACTGCTGCAGCAGCCGCTCCGGATTGCGGCCCAGTGTATCCGCCTCAATCAGCCAGTCGGGCGGTGTGATGCCATTGGCTTCATACCAACCTCGCGGGTCGGCTTGCAGGCTGCCGACCAGCGCCTCCAGGCCGTCCATCAGGCGATGCCTGGGCTCCCAACCCAGCTGCTCACGGGCTCGACTGATGTCCAGCTCATAGTGGTCGCTGGCCAGATCAATCATGAAAGGCCGGATAAAAGGCTTCTCCCCCTTGTCGAAATAGTCCGGCACGACCGGCTCGGCCTTCTCCTCGACCCAGGCGCCGGTTTTGGCCACCGGCCGCGGCAGCGACAGCGTCGCCCAGTGGTCTTCGCCATGGATAAGCTCGCCCAGCCGCTGCTGCACCGCCTCATAACTGTCACTGTGCGGTTCACCGACAAGAATTTCATTCTCCGCTGGCAGTTGCCGCCGCCGTTCGATGGTGAGCCGGAAAGCTTCTATCATGTCTGCCTGGTGCAGGCAGGCCTGCCCCGTGCGGGTATCGCCGGCGTAGAGATGACTCTTCATGTTCGCCGCGTGGACACGGGCAATCTGGTGCGCCAACGTCGGGACGCAGGTCTTGTCATCATAGAGTCCGGCCAGCCGCAACAGGGTGTAGGGCATGGTCGCCCGTTCGCGAATTACCGCTTCGGTATCCGCCTTGGACTGGGGGTAAATCCAGCCCGGCGCCAGTGGAGTCTGCTCAGTGATTTTGGTACCCGGCTTGCCCGGCCGATGCACCAGCATGGTACTGGAATAGATAAAGCGCTCCACGGCAAAATCCGTCAGCGCCTCCAGCAGGTTGCGGGTACCCTCGATATTGACCTTGTCATACAGCGGTGAGTGCTCACCGGAAAAGTCGAAATAGGCGGCCAGATGCACCACCGCGGCCAGTTTGCGGCCGTGTTCTTCGGCTATGTTACGCATGACCTGACTGACGGAATCGGCGTCGGTCAGATCAAATTCGTAGCTGAAATCCGCTTCTGCAGCGTGCTTGATGTCCAGCGCAATAATGCGGTAGTCGCGGCGCAGGGCGCGGCTCAGGGCACTTCCTATGTTGCCGGCAGCACCGGTAATAAGTACAAAAGGTTTGTCGTTTACCTCGCTGGTGTCGACCATGGTTCAGGACCCTCATTCCAACAGGGAGCGTGAATTTGGCGGGCGCTGGCCCGTTTTTCGACTACTGTCCGGTATAAATCAAGCAAAACTCCTGCCAGTGCCTGAGCACATCGCGCGCCCGAGGGCCCGCGGCCGCCATTGCGGCGCCGGGCGACGACCCGGAGCCGCGGGTACGGTGGCGAACATTTCCCGGCAGAACCACAGGGGCTTGATCCACCTGACCGGCCCGGAAGCAGGAGTAAGCCATTTTGTGATGTAGTTCGCGTAAGCGGATGAATATTCTTGATATTGTCAATTTCTACCGGTACTATTTCACATCCTTGGCAGCATTGTCTGTTCCGGTTCACTGCAACGCAAACGCCGATAGCCAATAAGTGAAATCACGCCTCTATTTCGCCACCACGGCTCTGCTGCTGTCCCTGCCCGGCTCCCTGCTCGCTTCGGAGCTGGAACTGTCCTTCAAGAACCCGCTGCTGGATCTTTCCCTCGATTACCGGTTGCAGGGAGATTTTACCGACAATGACCTGGCACAGACCATTGACAGCTCCCTGCGCAGCCAGGAAATCAACGATCTGCTGCGGGTGGATGCGGTGCTTGAGGCCGACAGCGTCGTCAAAATACTGGGCGAAAGTTACCATCATCGACTGACGTCGGCGTTTACCCGGCCCGTCACCCAATATGCGGATATCAACCTCGAATACCAATATATTCTGGACAAACCCTCCGCTTTCGCGATGGAACAGCAAATCACCGGCTACGCGCTGGGCCTGGACGGCAGCCTGATCGATGGCCGGCTCAGCTTCCACAGCGATTATGGACAGACCGTTTACGATACCTCCCACACTGTGAAGCTGCTGAATTTCAATTCCCGGTATCGGATCTGGTCAGACATGCATATCGACCTCAGCGGCGCAGTGAGGCAACAATATCCCTGGAATGATGCCGGCACCGCCCAGGAAGAACGGCGCTACGGTGTGGGCCTGCACTGGAGTCCGAGCCGCGACTACGCGTTTTCGGTTGAACTTGACGGCCTCGAGGATACCCGCGAGCAGCATTCTGTTTCCCACGGCAGCGGCCGTATTACCTGGACACCGCAATCCTACTGGCAGCTCGAACTGAGTTATGACACCCAACTCGCAGGCGACATGCAAAGCCTGATGCTGCACGCCCGGCTTGACCTCGGCAGCGGCTGAGGCAGACGCCACAGGAATTGAATCCTTACGCCGCCTTTCCCGAACTCGACAAGCTGATATCGCCCATAGTCAGAGCGAACAGGTTCTTCGGGTCATCCAGTGTGGGGACCAGACCAACGGTGGTACCCACGCCATGCTCTGCGGCGCGATCAGCGATGAAACGCAACGCCGAATAGTCTTCAAGCGCGAACCCTACCGAATCAAAAATGGTAATCTCCCGGGGCGACGACCGTCCAGCTTTCTTGCCTGACAACACCTCCCACAGCAGCTCCACCGGATGGTCCTGTGGCAACTGCTGTATCTCGCCTTCAATCCTGGTCTGCGGCTCATATTCAACAAAAATGGTACCGGCACGCAACACCTCAGGATGCAGCTCTGTTTTGCCGGGGCAATCTCCGCCGATGGCATTAATGTGCATGCCGGGTTCAATCATGTGAGGTTCCAGAATCGTTGCCCATGCCTTGTCTGCAGTAACCGTGGTTACGATATCTACACCGCGCACACAATCCTCAGCAGATTTTGCGGGCACCACCTTGAGCGCAGGCACCACCGCAAGTTGCCTCTGCAGTTTATCCATTGCCTGCGGGTCGACGTCATATATGCGAAGCTCGTCGATACCGACAAGTTCGTGAAACGCGATTGCCTGGAATTCACTCTGGGCGCCACAGCCAATCATCCCCATTATCCGTGAGTCAGGTCGAGACAGTACTCCTGCTGCCATCGCGGAAGTTGCCGCGGTACGAATGGCTGTGGTCAGAGTAAGTTCTGACAGCAGCAATGGATACCCTGTCGCTGTCTCAGACAGCGCACCAAATGCCATTACCGTCGGCAAACCGACCGATGTATTGGCCGGATGTCCATTGACATACTTGAAGGCGTAATACTCCTCATCTGCCACCGGCATAAGCTCAATGACACCGATGTCAGAGTGCGCCGCAGTACGGGCACATTTGTCAAAATCGGGCCAGCGCAGAAAGTCGGCGCGAATATAGTCATGCATGCCGCGGATAAAACTGCGCATGCCAACCTTGCCCACCAGTTCCACCACATCGGATACGTCTATAAATTTGCTCATGTTGCTATCTCTCCCGGTTCAGCTTGGTTCAGGTCAGTGAAACGTGGGAGCAGGATAGCGAAGCTGTTGCCTAGCCAAAAGACAACAGAAATAACCATAATGCTGCATTAGATGTCATTTATGCTAGCACCATTGCGCAAATTGCTATATTTTGCGTTATATGGCTACTACTGACGACACTGACCAGAAGCTGATCTCACTGCTGCGATCCAATGCCCGACTGCCCGTAGTCGATCTTGCCAGGAAGCTCGGTTTATCCCGGGCGACGGTGCAAAACCGGATGAATCGACTGGAGCGCACCGGGATCATCATCAACTACACGATAAATGTAAAAGCCGGAGCGGAATTGAATCCGGTTCGAGCACTGGTAAGTATTGCCGCAGACGCCAAAAAGGAAGCCAGGGCGATAGAGTTACTTGCCGGGATGCCGGAGGTTGTTTCAATCCACCATACCACCGGTCGCTGGGACATCATTGCGGAAATCCGTACCGACACGCTAGAGACTTTCAACCGTGTAGTAGGTGAGATACGCTTCATCGACGGCATATCCATGACCGAAACAAACCTGCTGCTCGATAGCATGGAGTACGGTACGCCCGTTTTGATCAACGTTTGATGGCAGTACGCTACTGGGCAGGGTGCCGACTATCGACATGGTCCTGGACGAGGTGGCGTCGATAGTAATCTCTCAATCGACGCCACACATCCTGTTTCGCCTCCGTAGAGACAAAGGTATGACCTTCGTTCGCATACCGAAGCAACTCGACATCCCTGCCCGCCTCGCGCAGCGCATTGAACTGCATGATCATCTCTGGGAGCCAAGGAGAACCAGTCTCCGTCGCCGACAATCATCAGCAACGGTGTTTCAAACTTTTCCGACGAGTATAGGGGCGAAAGGGCCATGTAATCAGCCAGGGTGTCGTTCGGAAAATGTCAGGGCGGCAATCGAGAACGAGCTTCAAGACAGCGGCGGCGCAGTACTGGTATCGGGTTCTATCTGGGCAATAGCATAGTCATCATCAGCCATATAAGCCCCTTAGTACAGCTCCATAACAGTCACAGACGATTTGCACATAGTACTAGGATGGCTCTTAAATGCCCCGCATACTTTCTGGGGCTCAGTATGCCGGATTTTTTGTTTGTAACTACACCGACACTGCTTACTAATGGGGTAGAGCCTGAAGGTGCGTTTCGTGCCTCAACGCACCCTATGGAGTTCAGCGCTTATAGAATGGGACCAACCCAGTGCCTGTGGTCGCCAGGGATTCAACCGGGCTCGCAGCCGCATAGCAGGTTGCTGAAAAACTCCCTCGAATGAGGGAAAATAGCGCAATCGCAGGTTGGAGACCAAACAATGCGCGGTGATTACCAGGAAGGCGGTGACTTGTTCAGTTATGTTTCGCTGGAACAGCGCATTCCCAAGCGCCACCCGATCCGCAAGATGCGTAAACTGGTCGATGAAGCGTTGACCAACCTGGACTCTATTTTTAATGAGATCTACGCAGACTGCGGCCGGCCGTCCATCCCGCCTGAGCGTCTGATCCGCGCTTCCTTGTTGCAGGTGTTCTATTCGATTCGCAGTGAGCGGCAGTTGATGGAGCAGTTGGACTACAACCTGATGTTTCGCTGGTTCGTTGGCTTGAGTGTTGACGATCCCGTGTGGAACCCCTCGACCTTTTCCAAGAATCGGGATCGACTGGCGCAGGCCGACATCGGGCGCCGCCTTTTCGAAGAAATCGTCGAGATGGCCCGCCGACGTAGTCTCACGTCCAACGACCATTTCAGCGTTGATGGCACTTTGATAGCTGCCTGGGCGTCTCACAAGAGTGTTCGCCGCAAGGATGGCTCGGACGATGACAACCCTGATGGCGTCGGCCGCAATGCGGGCCGCAACTTCCATGGCGAGAAGCGCAGCAACAAGACCCATGCCTCGCGCACGGATCCCGAGGCTCTGCTTGCGTCCAAGGGCCAGGGTATGGGAGCGCGCCCCAGCTACACCGGACACACCCTGATGGAGAACCGCAATGGCCTGCTGGTCAATGCCGATCTTACCTCGGCCACTGGCACTGCCGAGCGCGATGCAGCGATCGACATGGCGACGGTATTGAAAAGTGGCGCAACACTGGGAGCTGACAAAGGGTACGACACACGGGAGTTTGTCGACGTGTTGAGATTTCTGGATGTTACCCCGCACGTTGCCCAAAACCTGAAGCGTGCAGGCGGGTCTGCGATTGACGGTAGAACGACCCGTCATCTGGGCTACGAAATCAGCCAACGGGTGCGCAAACGGGTGGAGGAACCTTTTGGCTGGGCCAAGCAGATCGGCGGGCTCAGGCAGACAAAGTTCAGAGGTCTGACTCGGGTAAGACAGGACTTCCTGAGGGTGATGGCTGCCTACAATCTCATACGTATCAGAAATCTGCTGCCCGAGGCGGCGTGGTGAGGGGATACGGGGAATCGATAGCGCCCATGAGCGGCTTATGGAGGCGATAGAGGCTATGAAGGACCTTGTCACAGCGGAAATCGGCCCCGAATCCCCAATCCGGTGAAGTTGCCACGAATCCGACTCGCCGTTGACCAAACTTGGGACACGGAACGACGAGGAAGTTGAGTGCGTCAAAATCATGCCTTTTTCAGCAGCCTGCTAGGGATCATCTGATTAATCGGTGAAAATATAAGGAACTCATGACGCACCACTTCTCAAAATTGGAATTCACGGCGTTCCGGGCTCAAAAAGTCTGCAATAGTCCGTATTTCAGTGGGTCGCATGGGGTTTCCTCCCTGGTTTCCACTTTTCAGGCACAACTTGCCTGCAATCGCGGTACGCTTCGCTTCAATAGCACTCGCTTGGCAGTTACCAAGTTACTCAGCGCACAGGCAACGAACAGACGATGAGCATTTTTATCCAGCCCGCGATATCTGACTTTCGAGAATCCAAACTGCCGTTTGATGATCCCGAACTGGTGCTCCACTTTGGCCCGCACGCGCGACTTATTCCTGTTCCTGGCACGATCTTCATCAGTCAGCTTTCGGTTCCGGCTGCCCCTCGCTTGGGTGAAGTCTTTGGCTCGTGGCGCATGATCAGCGATAGCTTGTGCTTGCCCGCTGTACGCGGAATCCCCCCAAACTCGAGTTTCCTCGCCGTGGAGCAGATCGGGCAATACCTGGGAATCGTGGACATTGGCAGATGTTGCGACAACGGAATGGATGAGCTTAGTCCGGCTGTCTACCCCGATGTGCGCTTTCATGCCGAAGTACCACTGGTTGCCCTTGCGGGTCTGACGCATCTCCGGATCGCGCTCCTTCTTTTTGTTCTTGGTGGAGCTCGGCGCGCTGATGATGCTGGCGTCAACGATGGTACCGCGGGATACCTTCAGGCCGTTCTCCTGCAAATACTGATTTACCAGGTGGAACAGCTGATCACCCAGGTTGTGCTTCTCCATCAAGTGGCGGAACTTGCAGATCGTGGTTTCGTCCGGCACCGACTCCCGACCGAGGTCGATGCCGACGAAGTGGCGCAACGAACGGGAGTCATAGAGAGCTTCCTCGGCGGCCGGATCCGACAGGTTGAACCAGTGCTGAATGAAGTGGATCCGCAGCATGCGCTCGATACCGATCGGGCGCCTACCGGCGCCCTCTGGCTTGGGGTAGAACGGCTCGATAGCAGCGGTCAGTTCCTTCCAGGGAATGATGGTTTCCATTTCTTCCAGAAACTGCTCTTTGCGAGTCTTCTTCCGGTATTTCTCGAATCCGGCATCGGAAAAGGAATCTTGGCGCATGAGGTTCATCTCGTTCTCGGGACTCGACCTATTATAAATGAACATCGGAATAAATCAGAGTAGCCCTAGTTTTATGCTCTCGGGGGCCCAATTGGGCATTACCGTTACCGGCCTGATGGTGGGTTATGTCGCTGAGCCACTTGTCGGCGAGTCCATGGGGGTTCTGCTCCAGGGAACAGGTATGTCCGTTGAGGTAGGCATAACGGTTGGCACGGTATTGGCGCTGGTCGTTGCCACGCTTGTTCAGATGATTCTCGGCGAGCTCTACCCCAAGAATCTCGCCATCGCCAATCCTGAACCGCTCTCCCGTGGGCTCGCCCGCTCCACCTTGATCTACATGTCAGCTTTGGGGTGGCTCATCAGTTTTTTCGACAGGTCCGCCAACCTTTTGCTGCGTATGCTGCGAATTGAGCCGGTGCATGACCTCGACGTCAGTGCCTCCGCCGACGATCTTCCGCACATCATCGCCAACTCGCGCGACAGCGGTGACCTGCCGCTTGAACTCTCGCTGATGATGGATCGCATTCTCGATTTTCCGCAGCGCGACATCGAGCACGCGATGGTGCCCCGATCGCAGGTCGACTGGGTTGACCCTGAGACAACGCTCGAAGAA
It contains:
- a CDS encoding IS5 family transposase; amino-acid sequence: MRGDYQEGGDLFSYVSLEQRIPKRHPIRKMRKLVDEALTNLDSIFNEIYADCGRPSIPPERLIRASLLQVFYSIRSERQLMEQLDYNLMFRWFVGLSVDDPVWNPSTFSKNRDRLAQADIGRRLFEEIVEMARRRSLTSNDHFSVDGTLIAAWASHKSVRRKDGSDDDNPDGVGRNAGRNFHGEKRSNKTHASRTDPEALLASKGQGMGARPSYTGHTLMENRNGLLVNADLTSATGTAERDAAIDMATVLKSGATLGADKGYDTREFVDVLRFLDVTPHVAQNLKRAGGSAIDGRTTRHLGYEISQRVRKRVEEPFGWAKQIGGLRQTKFRGLTRVRQDFLRVMAAYNLIRIRNLLPEAAW
- a CDS encoding ornithine cyclodeaminase, yielding MSKFIDVSDVVELVGKVGMRSFIRGMHDYIRADFLRWPDFDKCARTAAHSDIGVIELMPVADEEYYAFKYVNGHPANTSVGLPTVMAFGALSETATGYPLLLSELTLTTAIRTAATSAMAAGVLSRPDSRIMGMIGCGAQSEFQAIAFHELVGIDELRIYDVDPQAMDKLQRQLAVVPALKVVPAKSAEDCVRGVDIVTTVTADKAWATILEPHMIEPGMHINAIGGDCPGKTELHPEVLRAGTIFVEYEPQTRIEGEIQQLPQDHPVELLWEVLSGKKAGRSSPREITIFDSVGFALEDYSALRFIADRAAEHGVGTTVGLVPTLDDPKNLFALTMGDISLSSSGKAA
- a CDS encoding Lrp/AsnC family transcriptional regulator gives rise to the protein MATTDDTDQKLISLLRSNARLPVVDLARKLGLSRATVQNRMNRLERTGIIINYTINVKAGAELNPVRALVSIAADAKKEARAIELLAGMPEVVSIHHTTGRWDIIAEIRTDTLETFNRVVGEIRFIDGISMTETNLLLDSMEYGTPVLINV
- a CDS encoding NAD-dependent epimerase/dehydratase family protein, whose amino-acid sequence is MVDTSEVNDKPFVLITGAAGNIGSALSRALRRDYRIIALDIKHAAEADFSYEFDLTDADSVSQVMRNIAEEHGRKLAAVVHLAAYFDFSGEHSPLYDKVNIEGTRNLLEALTDFAVERFIYSSTMLVHRPGKPGTKITEQTPLAPGWIYPQSKADTEAVIRERATMPYTLLRLAGLYDDKTCVPTLAHQIARVHAANMKSHLYAGDTRTGQACLHQADMIEAFRLTIERRRQLPAENEILVGEPHSDSYEAVQQRLGELIHGEDHWATLSLPRPVAKTGAWVEEKAEPVVPDYFDKGEKPFIRPFMIDLASDHYELDISRAREQLGWEPRHRLMDGLEALVGSLQADPRGWYEANGITPPDWLIEADTLGRNPERLLQQYQQQFRRQHARGLWSHFVNMMLGLWLLSSPPLLGYTGTALAWSDTAAGAVLTGFAALSLSWRQAWARWVCAAIGLWLMFAPLLFATASAAGYLNGTLVGMLVIGLAAAVGPAPGISPVAATMGPETPPGWDHNPSSWLQRMPVIALALVGFFVARYLAAWQLGHIDGVWDPFFSGAGAGAPQLNGTEAVIGSELSESFPVSDAGMGAMVYALEVLIGLIGGTRRWRTMPWLVASFGLLIVPLGVVSITFIIIQPLIIGTWCSLCLLMAALMLLQIAYAFNEFVATGQFLRRRQRAGAPVLKIFFTGDTDEGEAGPGDDFERRPLLIARDTLVTGVNLPWNLGLCLLIGLWLMFTRVTLGSDGAMAAWDHLVGALVITVGVIAMAESARPVRWLLLPLAVVLVITPFAHDAGAVATGASLLSAVALAGLAVPRGRVRDRYGGWERWLV
- a CDS encoding IS5 family transposase, translating into MRQDSFSDAGFEKYRKKTRKEQFLEEMETIIPWKELTAAIEPFYPKPEGAGRRPIGIERMLRIHFIQHWFNLSDPAAEEALYDSRSLRHFVGIDLGRESVPDETTICKFRHLMEKHNLGDQLFHLVNQYLQENGLKVSRGTIVDASIISAPSSTKNKKKERDPEMRQTRKGNQWYFGMKAHIGVDSRTKLIHSVVATSANVHDSQVLPDLLHGEETRVWGDSAYSGQAQAIADHAPRAKDFTQARGSRNRKLTDEDRARNRNKSRVRAKVEHQFGIIKRQFGFSKVRYRGLDKNAHRLFVACALSNLVTAKRVLLKRSVPRLQASCA